A window of the Kosakonia radicincitans DSM 16656 genome harbors these coding sequences:
- the mdoG gene encoding glucans biosynthesis protein MdoG — protein MMKMRWVGAAVLLSLYTSSGWAFSIDDVAKQAQSLAGKGYEAPKSNLPSVFRDMKYADYQQIQFNHDKAYWNATNTPFKLEFYHQGMYFDTPVTLNEVTATAVRQIKYSPDYFNFGNVQHDKDTVKDLGFAGFKVLYPINNKDKNDEIVSMLGASYFRVIGAGQVYGISARGLAIDTALPSGEEFPRFREFWIERPKPADKRLTIYALLDSPRATGAYRFVIIPGRDTVVDVQSKVYLRDKVGKLGVAPLTSMFLFGPSQPSPATNYRPELHDSNGLSMLAGNGEWIWRPLNNPKHLAVSSYAMENPQGFGLLQRGRQFSRFEDIDDRYDLRPSAWVTPKGEWGKGKVELVEIPTNDETNDNIVAYWTPDQLPEPGKEMNFKYTITFSRDEDKLHAPDNAWVLQTRRSTGDVKQSNLIRQPDGTIAFVVDFTGQDMKKLPQDTPVTAQASIGDNGEIVENTVRYNPVTQGWRLMLRVKVKDPKKTTDMRAALVNADQTLSETWSYQLPANE, from the coding sequence ATGATGAAAATGCGTTGGGTAGGCGCTGCGGTTCTGTTGTCACTTTATACGTCATCAGGCTGGGCTTTTTCTATTGACGATGTCGCAAAACAGGCACAATCCCTGGCTGGCAAAGGCTATGAAGCACCCAAGAGCAATCTGCCCTCTGTTTTCCGTGACATGAAATACGCGGACTATCAGCAGATTCAGTTCAACCACGACAAAGCCTACTGGAACGCGACCAACACCCCGTTTAAGCTTGAGTTTTATCATCAGGGCATGTATTTCGATACGCCGGTGACCCTCAACGAAGTGACCGCTACCGCCGTTCGCCAAATTAAATACAGCCCGGACTACTTTAATTTTGGTAACGTTCAGCACGATAAAGACACTGTAAAAGATCTTGGTTTTGCTGGTTTCAAAGTTCTTTACCCCATCAATAATAAAGATAAAAACGATGAAATCGTCAGCATGCTGGGCGCAAGCTACTTCCGCGTGATTGGCGCAGGTCAGGTTTATGGGATCTCCGCGCGCGGTCTGGCGATTGACACTGCGCTCCCCTCCGGCGAAGAGTTCCCACGTTTTCGTGAATTCTGGATCGAGCGTCCCAAGCCTGCCGATAAACGCCTGACGATTTACGCATTGCTGGATTCACCGCGCGCCACGGGAGCCTATCGCTTCGTGATTATCCCTGGCCGCGATACTGTAGTGGATGTGCAATCCAAAGTTTACCTGCGCGATAAAGTGGGCAAACTGGGTGTTGCGCCGCTGACCAGTATGTTCCTGTTCGGTCCGTCGCAACCCTCTCCGGCGACCAACTACCGCCCGGAATTGCATGATTCTAACGGTCTGTCGATGCTTGCCGGCAACGGCGAGTGGATCTGGCGCCCGTTGAACAACCCGAAACACCTGGCTGTCAGCAGTTATGCGATGGAAAACCCGCAGGGCTTTGGCCTGCTGCAGCGTGGCCGTCAGTTCTCCCGTTTTGAAGACATTGATGACCGCTACGATCTGCGTCCGAGCGCATGGGTTACGCCGAAAGGCGAGTGGGGCAAAGGGAAAGTTGAGCTGGTTGAAATTCCGACCAATGACGAAACCAACGATAACATCGTAGCCTACTGGACGCCGGATCAACTGCCGGAACCAGGCAAGGAGATGAACTTTAAATACACCATCACCTTTAGTCGCGACGAAGATAAACTGCATGCGCCAGACAACGCCTGGGTACTGCAAACTCGTCGTTCGACCGGTGATGTAAAACAGTCGAACCTGATTCGTCAGCCTGACGGAACGATCGCCTTTGTCGTTGATTTCACCGGCCAGGATATGAAAAAACTGCCGCAGGACACCCCAGTCACCGCGCAAGCCAGCATTGGCGATAACGGCGAAATCGTGGAAAACACCGTTCGCTATAATCCAGTGACGCAAGGTTGGCGTTTGATGTTACGCGTGAAAGTTAAAGATCCGAAGAAAACGACGGATATGCGCGCGGCCCTGGTAAATGCCGACCAGACCCTGAGTGAAACCTGGAGCTATCAGCTACCTGCCAATGAATAA
- the mdoC gene encoding glucans biosynthesis protein MdoC, whose translation MARVPAQREYFLDSIRAWLMLLGIPFHISLIYSSHMWHVNSTYPSWWLTLFNDAIHAFRMQVFFVISGYFSYMLYLRYPLKRWWMVRVERVGIPMLTAIPLLTLPQFIMLQYVNNNTTEWHTLSAYDKFNTLSWELISHLWFLLVLVILTTVGMWLFKKIKNNADRLLGSISLGTLSLWFLLLGIAWAAFRRIIFLLYPDILRDALFNFAVMQSLFYIPFFILGALTFINPRLKSLFTTPSPWCMVGSALAFVAYLLNQRYGSGDAWMYETEAVITMLLGLWMVNVVFSLGHRLLNFQSARVSYFVNASLFIYLVHHPLTLLFGAWITPHIQSNALGFVTGLVFVIGIAVLLYEIHLRIPLLRFLFSGKPQEKEVKTHATAR comes from the coding sequence ATGGCCAGAGTACCCGCACAACGAGAATATTTCCTTGATTCCATCCGCGCGTGGTTAATGCTGCTTGGGATCCCGTTCCACATCTCGCTGATTTATTCCAGCCATATGTGGCACGTTAACAGTACCTATCCTTCCTGGTGGCTGACCCTGTTTAATGACGCTATTCATGCGTTTCGCATGCAGGTGTTTTTTGTCATATCCGGTTATTTTTCATACATGCTATATCTGCGTTATCCGCTAAAACGCTGGTGGATGGTGCGCGTTGAACGTGTCGGTATACCGATGCTCACCGCAATTCCGCTGCTCACGTTGCCGCAATTTATTATGTTGCAATATGTGAATAACAATACCACGGAATGGCACACCTTATCGGCGTATGACAAATTCAATACGCTGTCGTGGGAACTGATATCTCATTTATGGTTCCTGTTAGTACTCGTCATATTAACAACGGTTGGCATGTGGTTGTTTAAAAAAATAAAAAACAATGCCGATCGCCTACTTGGTTCTATTTCACTCGGTACGCTTTCCCTCTGGTTCCTGCTGCTGGGCATTGCCTGGGCCGCATTTCGGCGCATTATTTTTCTGTTGTATCCCGATATATTGCGCGATGCGCTGTTTAATTTCGCCGTCATGCAGTCGCTGTTTTACATTCCTTTCTTTATCCTTGGTGCGCTGACTTTCATAAATCCGCGGCTAAAATCACTTTTTACCACGCCGTCACCGTGGTGCATGGTTGGCTCAGCGCTGGCGTTTGTTGCTTATCTGCTTAACCAACGCTATGGCAGCGGCGATGCGTGGATGTATGAAACCGAAGCGGTAATTACCATGCTGCTGGGGCTGTGGATGGTGAATGTGGTGTTCTCGCTGGGGCACCGGTTGCTTAATTTTCAGTCGGCGCGGGTGAGTTATTTTGTCAATGCGTCGCTGTTTATTTATCTGGTACACCATCCGCTGACGCTGCTCTTTGGCGCATGGATCACTCCACATATTCAGTCCAACGCGTTAGGTTTTGTCACCGGACTGGTATTCGTCATTGGGATTGCGGTTTTGCTGTATGAAATTCACTTGCGCATTCCGCTGCTGCGTTTTCTCTTCTCCGGTAAACCGCAGGAGAAAGAGGTGAAAACCCACGCTACCGCCCGTTGA
- the ymdB gene encoding O-acetyl-ADP-ribose deacetylase has protein sequence MQPRMQVLQGDITTLEVDVIVNAANSSLLGGGGVDGAIHRAAGPELLKACQQVRQQQGECPPGHAVITTAGNLRAKAVIHTVGPVWRGGGEHEAHLLEDAYRNSLLLAEANGYTTIAFPAISTGVYGYPKAAAAEIAVNTVSAHLIRRPQLQQVLFVCFDGETAHLYQRLLTQQGEEPAK, from the coding sequence ATGCAGCCACGTATGCAGGTACTTCAGGGAGATATCACTACTCTCGAGGTTGATGTCATTGTGAATGCCGCAAACTCGTCGCTACTTGGCGGCGGCGGTGTTGATGGCGCTATTCATCGCGCGGCAGGACCGGAGTTGTTGAAGGCGTGTCAGCAGGTGCGTCAGCAACAAGGGGAGTGCCCTCCGGGGCATGCGGTGATCACCACGGCGGGAAATCTGCGCGCTAAAGCGGTGATCCACACGGTTGGCCCTGTGTGGCGCGGCGGCGGTGAACACGAAGCTCATCTGCTGGAGGATGCGTACCGCAACAGTCTGTTGCTGGCTGAAGCGAACGGCTACACCACGATCGCTTTCCCGGCGATAAGTACTGGTGTGTATGGCTATCCGAAAGCGGCGGCGGCAGAGATCGCGGTCAACACGGTGTCTGCACATTTGATCCGACGCCCTCAGCTACAGCAGGTCTTGTTTGTCTGCTTTGATGGCGAAACGGCGCACCTTTACCAGCGATTATTAACACAGCAGGGCGAAGAACCTGCAAAATAG
- a CDS encoding type 1 fimbrial protein, with amino-acid sequence MTFLSLIILLSTTSVGAATPGGIIHFQGAIVEGGCDYRTHSQQLELSCPQGQKVETQQFSLRDIAEQSFASLAKVEMHYLDPEHSKAIVVISYH; translated from the coding sequence ATGACATTCCTGTCTCTCATTATCCTTTTATCTACCACTTCTGTCGGCGCTGCTACGCCAGGTGGGATCATTCATTTCCAGGGTGCAATTGTTGAAGGTGGTTGCGATTATCGTACCCACTCGCAGCAACTGGAGCTCTCTTGCCCGCAGGGGCAAAAGGTCGAAACGCAGCAATTTTCGCTGCGTGACATTGCCGAGCAGTCTTTTGCATCGCTGGCGAAAGTCGAGATGCACTATCTCGATCCAGAGCATTCAAAGGCTATTGTCGTTATCAGTTATCACTGA